DNA sequence from the Cystobacter ferrugineus genome:
GGTGGGCGGACTTCGGCACCATGCCGCCGCCCCAGGTGCGCACCGGCAACATCGAGTACCTGTTCGGGGTGAAGCCCAAGGACGAGACGCTCCGGGAGCGCGACGTCATCGTGTGGCTGCCGCCGGACTACCACGAGAACCCCTCGCGCCACTACCCCGTGCTGTACATGCACGATGGGCAGAACCTCATGGACGCCACCACGGCGGCGTACGGGAGGGAGTGGAACGTGGACGAGACGGCGCAGCAGCTCGTCGAGGCGGGCGAGGTGGAGCCGCTCATCATCGTGGGCGTCTACAACGCCGAGGAGGAGCGCATCGCCGAGTACACGCCGGTGCCCTTCCCGCCCAAGTACGAGGACGCCGGCCGCGCCGACGCGTATGGCAGGTTCCTCGTCGAGGAGCTCAAGCCGCTCATCGACAGCGAGTACCGCACCCGGCCGGACGCGGCCTCCACGGGCCTCGCCGGCTCGTCGCTCGGGGGGCTCGTGTCGCTCTACCTGGGCCTCGAGTACCCGGGCACGTTCACCCGGCTGGGCGTCATCTCGCCCTCGGTGTGGTGGGCGGACCGGGACATCCTCCGGTACGTGGAGCAGTACACCGGCCCCACGTCCCTGCGCATCTGGGAGGACATCGGCACCGACGAGGGCACGGGCCCCGAGGCGGAGACGGTGGCCGACGCCGACAAGCTTTACCAGACGCTGAAGGCCAAGGGCTGGAAGGACGCGGACCTGAAGTACACCGTGGTGCAGGGCGGCCGGCACAACGAGCGGGCCTGGTCCGAGCGCTTCGGAGACATCCTGCGCTTCCTCTTCCCGCCCACGCCCTGAGGGGGCCGCTCACTCCCCGCCGTGCCCCTCCCAGAGCGGGGCGGGGCGCTCGGCCCGGGGCGGCTCCATGAGGGCCGCCACCTCGGGGGAGTAGCCCCCCGGCCCCTCGCCATGGGCGAGCAGGGGAGGACGCACCGCGAGCCCCCGCTGCCGGTCGCGCACCGCGTGCACGAGGAAGCGCGTGGCGGGAGCACCCGCGCGCGCATGCACGAAGCGCAGGGCCATGGGGTGGAGCCGCGCCGCGCTCAGCAGCCCGAGCACCTCGGCCACCCGCGCCGCCGGGTAGATGAGGCTCACCCTCCCTCCCGGAGGCAGCGAGTGCCGGGCGGCGGCCACCACCGCGGCCGCGTCGCACGTCAGCTCCTGCTTGGACACGGCCCGCTCGTCGTCCGGGCTGCGCACCCCCGCGTGGGCCGGACGGAAGGGCGGATTGGACACCACGTGCGCGTACGCCCCCGGGGCCCAGGACGTCCGGGCCTCGCGCAGATCCCCGAGCACCGGCCGCACCCGCCCCTCGCAGGTGTTGAGCACCACGGCGCGGGCGAGGCGCGCATGCACCTCGGGCTGCAACTCCAGCGCATCCACGGGGCCAAGGCCGAACTGGCGCGCGAGCAGGAAGGACACCACGCCACTGCCCGCCCCGAGCTCCAACACCGGGCCCTCCACCTGTCCCCCCTCGGTGGCCGCGAAGGCCGCCAGGAGCACCGCGTCCAGGGTGAAGCGGTAGCCGCCACGGCGCTGCCACACGCGCACGCCCGCGGTGCCAATCGAGTCGAGCGTCTCGTCGGAAGGAGAAGGAGGAGTGCTCACGCCCAGAGAATCCTCCCACACAACTGTCGAGCCCAGGGCGCCCGCTCTATCCAGCCGTGCACACGCCCGTGCTCGCCTGGACGTTTCCCGGCTGACCCTCCCGGCGCGGGTGCACACCCTGGACGGCATCATGATTCGATTTCCTCGAAGCTCCGTCGTCCTCCTGGCGCTCGTGGCGAGCGGCTGTGACACCTCGCAGACGCCGTGCAGTGGAAGCTGTCCGGACATCTCCGGGGTGTACTCCATCGAGACCCTCACGCCCGCGGGTGAGTGCGGCTTCAGCCCCTATCTGCTCGCGCCCAGCGTGCAGATCGAACAGACCCGCGAGGGCCGCAAGGTGGTGTTCCACGTCATCGATCCCACCACGCAGTTGGAGGTCCCCCTGTCCGGCGACGTCTACGGGCCCGCGCCCGGGGAGGGGGTGGGCCTGCTCGGCTCGTTCCGGATCGACAGCCGCACCACCCGGCTCGCCCGCTCCGGGAGCGACCAGCTCGTGACGCTCGACGTGGTCGTCACGGGCTCGGTGTCCCAGGCCGGGGACCGCCGGGTGCTGACGGCGACGATGAACACCACGGACGCGATGAGCGGCGAGGGCTGTACCGCCACGCTGTCGGTGATGGGCGAGAGCCGCTAGGCCCCGGGCCTACTTGCGCGAGCCCGCCAGCCGCTCGGCGAGGTCGATGACCTTCGCCTCGACGTTGCTGTCATCCAGCTTGTCGATCTCCACGAGGCCCGTGGGGCTGGTGACGTTCACCTCGGTGAGCCAGTCGCCGATGACGTCGATGCCCACCAGGTACAGGCCCCGCTCCTGGAGCGAGGGCTTGAGCCGCGCGCAGATCTCCCGCTCGCGCGCGGTGAGCGTGGTCTTCACGGGGGTGCCGCCAGCGGCCATGTTGCCCCGGTGATCGTCCTGGGAGGGCACACGCAGCACGGCGCCACACGGCTCGCCGTCCACGAGGATGATGCGCTTGTCGCCCTGGCGGCTCTCGGGCAGGTAGGCCTGGGCGACGATCGCCTTGCGGCCTCCGAGCGTGAGCACCTCCAGGAGCGAGCGCAGGTTCCGGTCTCCCGGCTGCATGAAGACGATGCCCTGGCCGCCGAAGCCCTCCACCGGCTTGAGGATGGTGCCCGCGGGGTGGCTGGCGACGAAGCGCGAGAGCTGCGCCATGTCGCGCGCGATGAGCGTCTCGGGCATCAGCTCCGGAAAGCGCAGGCCGAAGAGCTTCTCGTTGGCGTCGCGGATGCCGGTGGGGTTGTTGATGAAGACGGGCGCGCGGCCGTTGTGCAGCTCCACCATCTGGGTGGCCTGGATGAACTCGGCGTCGACGGGCGGATCCTTGCGCAGGAAGAGGACGTCGAGCTCGGACAGGGGCTGGAGCGCCTCGGCGAGCACGTCGAAGGCGCGGCCGGGCTCGCGGCGCACGGTGACGGTGCGCATGCGGGCCTCGGCGCGCGAGCCATTGAAGTGCAACCAGGGCTGCTCGAAGTAGCGCACCTGGTGGCCACGGCGCTGAGCCTCGAGCATGAGCGCGAAGGTGGAGTCGTGATCCACGCGCACCGACTCGAGGGGGTCCATGAGGAAGCCGAAGGTGAGCGCGGCCATGAAGTACGCCTCCAGGGGAGAGAAAGGGACAGCCCGTGAGTAGACGGATGAAGCCGGGTGCGCGACAGAAAAAGCAAGGGGGAGGGGGTCTTGCCGCCAGGAGCCGGCCTCGGGGACGCTGGGAGGCATGCCCTCGCCCCGCCCCGAGCCCGCCGCTCCCCCCGCCCTGGAGCGGCACCAGCGCCGACGCGAGCAGGGCATTCCCACCCTCACGGTGCTCTCGGGCCCCCCCGGGGCCGCCCTGGCCCTGTGGCGCCGCTGGCTCGACGCGCGCGGCCAGGCCCTGTGCGTCTGCCCCGGCACCACCCCGGAAGGCCTGCTGCGCGAGTGGATGAAGGTGCTCGGGCAGGCGCGCCCGCTCACCACCGATGCGGCGGAGCACCTCGGGGCCGCCGCGGGGCTGAGCCCGGGCGAGCTGTCCTCCCGCCTGAAGGGGAAGACGGCGCACGAGCGCGGCGTCCTGCTCCAGGCGCTGCTTCCCTCCCTGGCTCCCGGGGATGTGTCCGCCACGTGCCGCGCCCTGCTCCAGCTTCCACAAGTTGTCCCCAACTCCACCGGGCCCCTGGACGCGGTGCTCGCCGCGTGTGAGGGGGATGCACTGCGCGCGCTCGGGGCGGTGCATGCGCTCGTGCCGGGCGGCGCGGCGCCGGGGATCCTGATGCCGGACCCGGGCACGGTGGGGTGGCTCGAGCAGGCGGCCCGCCTCTGCGCCCGGGCGTGCGAGAGCGTGCCCTCGCTCGTGGTGGCGCTCCAGGCCGAGCGCTCCGGGTTGGAGGCGTACCTGCGCGGCCCGGAGAGCCATACCCGGGCGCTGGTGCGCGAGGGCCGGGTGGAGCTGGCGACGCCGTCCGCCGAGGAGCTGATGCGGCGGATGGAAGCACTGGGCGTGCAGAAGGCCCGAGCCCTGGAGGCCCCCCTGCGACGGCTGGCGGCCGACGGGGTTCCGGACGAGGTGATCACCCGCTATGGCGAGGCGGCCCGGAAGCTCGAGGAGGCGGCGCGGCAGCCCGAGGCGGCGGACCGGGCGCGCAGCGAGGCCGAGCGCTTCCTCTTCGCCCTGCTCGACTCGATGCCAGCCACCCAGGGACTCTTCGAGCTCAATGCCCGGGCGGAGTTCCTGCTCCGGGGCCGGGCGGTGGAGGTGGACTTCCTCTCGCGCCGGCTGCGGCTGGCCATCGAGGTGGACGGCTACCACCACTTCCGGGAGCCGGAGCGCTACCGGAGGGATCGGCGCAAGGATCTGGCGCTGCAGAAACATGGCTACTGGGTGCTGCGCTTCCTGGCGGACGACGTGGTGGCCAGGCTCGAGGAAATCCGCGACACTATGTTGGAAGTAGTATCGATCCGGCGACAGGACCTCGAAGGTCCAGCGCCGTGAGGGGAGGATGGAGATGCGAGGCTCTGAGATGTCCCGGGTGGGAGAGCTGGTGCTGGTCTGGCTGTTGACGCGGGCGGATGGCAAGGGGGCGCGCAGCGCGGTGTCCAGCGCGCTCAAGCCCTTCACGGCCCACCGCTGGAGTCCCGGCGAGTGGAGCACCCAGCTCGACGCGGCGCTCGGGAGCCTCGAGGCCGCGGGCCTCATCGAGCAGACGGCGCGCAAGGGCCTGGGCCTCACGAAGGAGGGCAGGGCGCGGGCGCTCGAGTTCCTCGGCGAGCCTCGCCTGCCCAAGGGGCTCACCTGGAAGAAGCTGCGGCTCACCTGGCTCACGGCGCGCGCGTTGGAGCTGCCCAACAGCCAGGGCGAGAAGCTGGGAGCGGCGGGGCACCTGCGCGCGGTGCTCGTGCAGAAGCAGCTCGGCCTGGAGCGGGTGGGCGCGCGCACGCTCAAGCAGGTGCAGGACGAGCTGTGCTGGAAGCAGCTCGGCGTGACGACGGACAAGCCCTTCACGCTCGCGGCGGTGCAGTCGCTCCTGCTCGGCCGGGTGCTCCAGTCCTCGCGCGAGGTGAAGGCGTCCCAGGCCCTGGAGCAGCTCGCGGCCCGGAAGGTGGGCGCGCGGCGCACGGACGCGGAGAGCCTGCGCCTGGCGGCCCTTCAATCCTGGCTGCTGCCCGCCTCGTCCCCCACGCCCCAGGCCACCGCGACGTCCACTCCCGAGCGAGCACCGGAGCCCGTACCGGCTCCTGAGCCGCGCTCCGCCGACGAGACCCTGCCCGCCTTCGCCGAGCGCGTGTTGAGCACCGCCCGGGCGGCGACGAGCGGCCGCTTCGGGGAGGATCGCGTCTTCATCTCCCACGTGTGGCGGGCGCTGGGGGATTCCTCCCTGGACGAGCGCACCTTCAAGAACCGGCTCATCGAGGCCAACCAGAAGCGCCTGCTGTCCCTGAGCCGCGCCGACATGGTGAACCTGATGGATCCGGCGGATGTCTCCGCCTCGGAGACCCGCTACCTCGGCGCCACCTTCCACTTCATCGCCCTGTAACGCATCCACATCTCGTCCGGCTCCCGGGGGAACGCCGATGAACCCACTCGACTCGCGCCTCGCCGCCTTCCTGTCCGATCGCACCGAGGTCTTCCACTCCATCCAGCACCGCCACGAGGTGTGGCGCGAAGACCCCTTCGACGTGGAGTCCATCCACCAGGAGGCGCGCGCCAGCTTCGAGCGCATGCTCCAGCGCGCCACCACACCTCCCGGGACACCCTCGGGACGCATCCTGCTGCTGCTCGGTGACTCGGGGTGCGGCAAGACGCACCTGTTGCGCACCTTCCGCTCGCTCGTGCATGAGCGCTCACTCGGCTTCGTGGGCTACCTGCAGATGACGACGTCCACGTCCAACTATGGGCGCTACGTCCTGTCCAACCTCATCGACTCGCTCGATCAGCCCTATTTCGAGCCGGGCGAGCCCCGCTCCGGACTGCGCAAGCTGTCCGATGTGCTGCTCGCCCAGTGCGGTCCGGTGGCCGCCCTGCTCGCCGACCCCGAGCAGGATCCCGAGGAGATCCCCGTCCTGGTGGAGAGCGCCGCGGATGACCTGCAGAAGCAGCCCGCCTTCGAGAAGCTCGACCTGGACCTCTTGCGCGCGCTGCTCTACCTGCAGCGCGATGACACGCGCATCCGCAGCCGCGTGCTCAAGTACCTGCGCTGCGAGGATCTCTCCACCAATGATCGCAAGGTGCTCGGCGGGATGGTGCCGCGCATCCACGACAACCACCCCCAGGAGATGGTGCAGCACCTGGGCCGGCTCATCGCCACGCTCAATCAATCGCTCGTCCTGTGCGTGGACCAGTTGGAGGGCTTCGACGTCGAGGCCGCCCAGGCGCAGGCCTTCCAACGCGCCATGCACCTGCTGTGCGACTTCGCCGAGAGCGCGCCCTCGAGCCTGATCGTCATCAGCTGTCTGCACACCTTCTGGACCGGGCTCCGGGAGAAGCTCCATCGCTCCACCCTGGATCGCATCGAGCGCGATCCCGAGCCCCTCAAGCTGGGCAACCTGCGCACGGCCAACGAGGCGCGCCTCATCACCGAGCGCCGGCTGGAGCACCTCTACGCGCTGGAGGATGCACCCTTCGATCCCGCCGATCCCACGTATCCCTTTCCTCACGAGGGCTTCGAACGGCTCGGGGGTTTGACGACGCGCGAGGTGCTCGATGCCTGCCGGCACTGGCGTGAGCAGGCGGTGCGCGATCAGGCCCTGCCCGAGCAGTTTCCCCTGCGGGACGCACCGAAGGAGTCCAGGACCGACAGCACGGAAGAACAGAAGTTCCTCGCGCTGGATCAGGCCTGGAACGACTTCCGCTCCACCCACTCCACGCCTCCCCCCGAGGAGGATGGCAAGCTCGCCGAGCTGCTCGTGTGGGCCCTGAAGGCGAGCGCGGAAGAGCTGGAGACCGGCCACCGCTTCGACGTGCGGCGCCTGGGCGAGGTGCTCCAGGTGGACGTCTCTCCCGGTGACGAGAAGCTCCACGTGGCCCTGTGCAACAAGGGCACGCAAGGCGGAGGGCTCGCCAATCAGATCGAGCAGACCCGCAAGGAAGCCCGGGGCCGCACGCCCGTGGTCATCCGCACCAGCGACTTCCCGAGCAACCCCAAGACCCAGGCCGCCGCGGAGCTCGGCAAGCTGCTGAGCAAGGGCGGCCGCCGCGCGGTGCTCGAGGACAGCGACAGCCGCACCCTGATCGCCCTCCGGGCCTTCCGTGAGCAGCACGGCTCCCGCCCCGACTTCGCCGCCTGGTTGCGCTCCACCCGGCCCCTCACCCAGCTCAAGCCCCTGCGCGACATCCTCTCGTTG
Encoded proteins:
- a CDS encoding alpha/beta hydrolase-fold protein, which translates into the protein MHTSVLPLPRLTPLLLAVLVALSGCPAPTEVYTEVELDVTVPPETPANAQIFLQGTHPAFRTSARGLELFYQGGQLFSARAKLPEGKEVTFTAKMASPQEQVPLELSGQPAGSWRYTARADEEKAGFTVERWGPPEGLSGPRTVFLVTVPATTPPDDVIWLSGNQPELGEWNGAGVKLHKAMDNRYAASLSFQPGTLLAFKATRGSWATVEKDMLGQEIEDHVFRTGEGYEHVPFTVEWWADFGTMPPPQVRTGNIEYLFGVKPKDETLRERDVIVWLPPDYHENPSRHYPVLYMHDGQNLMDATTAAYGREWNVDETAQQLVEAGEVEPLIIVGVYNAEEERIAEYTPVPFPPKYEDAGRADAYGRFLVEELKPLIDSEYRTRPDAASTGLAGSSLGGLVSLYLGLEYPGTFTRLGVISPSVWWADRDILRYVEQYTGPTSLRIWEDIGTDEGTGPEAETVADADKLYQTLKAKGWKDADLKYTVVQGGRHNERAWSERFGDILRFLFPPTP
- a CDS encoding tRNA1(Val) (adenine(37)-N6)-methyltransferase, producing MSTPPSPSDETLDSIGTAGVRVWQRRGGYRFTLDAVLLAAFAATEGGQVEGPVLELGAGSGVVSFLLARQFGLGPVDALELQPEVHARLARAVVLNTCEGRVRPVLGDLREARTSWAPGAYAHVVSNPPFRPAHAGVRSPDDERAVSKQELTCDAAAVVAAARHSLPPGGRVSLIYPAARVAEVLGLLSAARLHPMALRFVHARAGAPATRFLVHAVRDRQRGLAVRPPLLAHGEGPGGYSPEVAALMEPPRAERPAPLWEGHGGE
- the gshB gene encoding glutathione synthase, which produces MAALTFGFLMDPLESVRVDHDSTFALMLEAQRRGHQVRYFEQPWLHFNGSRAEARMRTVTVRREPGRAFDVLAEALQPLSELDVLFLRKDPPVDAEFIQATQMVELHNGRAPVFINNPTGIRDANEKLFGLRFPELMPETLIARDMAQLSRFVASHPAGTILKPVEGFGGQGIVFMQPGDRNLRSLLEVLTLGGRKAIVAQAYLPESRQGDKRIILVDGEPCGAVLRVPSQDDHRGNMAAGGTPVKTTLTAREREICARLKPSLQERGLYLVGIDVIGDWLTEVNVTSPTGLVEIDKLDDSNVEAKVIDLAERLAGSRK
- a CDS encoding DUF559 domain-containing protein, with product MPSPRPEPAAPPALERHQRRREQGIPTLTVLSGPPGAALALWRRWLDARGQALCVCPGTTPEGLLREWMKVLGQARPLTTDAAEHLGAAAGLSPGELSSRLKGKTAHERGVLLQALLPSLAPGDVSATCRALLQLPQVVPNSTGPLDAVLAACEGDALRALGAVHALVPGGAAPGILMPDPGTVGWLEQAARLCARACESVPSLVVALQAERSGLEAYLRGPESHTRALVREGRVELATPSAEELMRRMEALGVQKARALEAPLRRLAADGVPDEVITRYGEAARKLEEAARQPEAADRARSEAERFLFALLDSMPATQGLFELNARAEFLLRGRAVEVDFLSRRLRLAIEVDGYHHFREPERYRRDRRKDLALQKHGYWVLRFLADDVVARLEEIRDTMLEVVSIRRQDLEGPAP
- a CDS encoding AAA family ATPase encodes the protein MNPLDSRLAAFLSDRTEVFHSIQHRHEVWREDPFDVESIHQEARASFERMLQRATTPPGTPSGRILLLLGDSGCGKTHLLRTFRSLVHERSLGFVGYLQMTTSTSNYGRYVLSNLIDSLDQPYFEPGEPRSGLRKLSDVLLAQCGPVAALLADPEQDPEEIPVLVESAADDLQKQPAFEKLDLDLLRALLYLQRDDTRIRSRVLKYLRCEDLSTNDRKVLGGMVPRIHDNHPQEMVQHLGRLIATLNQSLVLCVDQLEGFDVEAAQAQAFQRAMHLLCDFAESAPSSLIVISCLHTFWTGLREKLHRSTLDRIERDPEPLKLGNLRTANEARLITERRLEHLYALEDAPFDPADPTYPFPHEGFERLGGLTTREVLDACRHWREQAVRDQALPEQFPLRDAPKESRTDSTEEQKFLALDQAWNDFRSTHSTPPPEEDGKLAELLVWALKASAEELETGHRFDVRRLGEVLQVDVSPGDEKLHVALCNKGTQGGGLANQIEQTRKEARGRTPVVIRTSDFPSNPKTQAAAELGKLLSKGGRRAVLEDSDSRTLIALRAFREQHGSRPDFAAWLRSTRPLTQLKPLRDILSLDLLRSGAPQPPKVVEFPKPASARSAPPAPPKDTPSTEEASLTETARYGIPIQPANAASTEEASLTETARYGVPIQPANAASTEEASLTETARYGIAIPRATPSHTVPPPRPETPRKREPVRVGETDSLLREPVVFNPDEFTRHAAFLGGPGSGKTTLALNVIEQLALQGVPSILVDRKGDLAGYASDAFWTATVGDPRRATRQTALRDRLDVALFTPGHPGGRPLAIPIVPDGLDALPDFDRQQATRHAAEALAGMLDYRQSPKDKSCRTLLAQAIDQYVQLTRESVSLERLVKFIGDKDPRLVNAVGRLDVKLFDKLADDLDRLRLDAKMLLDSGAEKLDMDLLLGRGTHALPGRTRLSIVSTKFLGDNNNVLFWVSQLLIEVTRWLSRNPSPTVQAAILFDEADLYLPATRQPSTKQPMENLIKRARSGGLGLMLATQSPGDFDYKCRDNIRAWFIGRVKEKVSLDKMKPMLSEARVDPAKIPGQATGEFHVARDGRVDRVKAEPSALATEQLSDDELLRLAARTRESGHPGT